A genomic segment from Nicotiana tabacum cultivar K326 chromosome 9, ASM71507v2, whole genome shotgun sequence encodes:
- the LOC107760559 gene encoding uncharacterized protein LOC107760559 produces MWRSISNAITSFGQKKESGESSQACHEFSDDDDDACSNSSTEEGLECPICWESFNIVENIPHVLWCGHTLCKNCLLGLKPASMKVSTQQVQIPLFISCPWCNLLTFRLAFNGNLKFPSKNFFLLWMVESRNGDRVKSPSAKCRDHQQEWSVRGTAVMGNNTSVMTYRRVHRPGSPGSNAGGYNHTGGTPTLQRAHFSLHKSLDFFIRLTSKFPLVIVLLLLVMFAIPSCAAVLALYLVITILFGLPSFLVLYFAYPALEWLVREITA; encoded by the coding sequence ATGTGGAGATCTATTTCAAATGCCATCACAAGCTTTGGACAGAAGAAGGAATCTGGTGAGTCCAGTCAAGCTTGCCATGAATTCTCAGATGACGACGACGATGCCTGTTCTAATTCCAGCACTGAGGAAGGGCTTGAATGCCCAATATGCTGGGAGTCTTTTAACATTGTAGAGAATATCCCCCATGTCTTGTGGTGTGGTCACACGCTTTGCAAGAACTGTTTGCTGGGACTTAAGCCTGCTTCTATGAAGGTTTCCACTCAACAGGTTCAGATTCCATTATTCATTTCCTGCCCATGGTGCAATTTGTTGACATTTCGATTGGCATTCAACGGGAATCTCAAATTTCCTAGCAAGAACTTTTTCCTCCTCTGGATGGTGGAAAGCCGAAATGGTGACAGGGTGAAGTCTCCATCTGCCAAATGTAGGGATCATCAACAAGAGTGGTCCGTCCGAGGCACTGCAGTTATGGGGAACAACACCTCTGTCATGACCTACAGGAGGGTTCATCGTCCAGGATCTCCAGGGTCTAATGCTGGTGGTTATAACCATACTGGTGGTACCCCTACATTGCAGAGGGCCCACTTTTCTCTTCACAAGTCCCTTGATTTCTTTATTCGCCTTACATCCAAGTTCCCATTAGTTATTGTGCTTCTTCTACTTGTTATGTTTGCAATACCCTCCTGTGCAGCTGTTCTAGCACTCTACTTAGTGATCACAATTCTCTTTGGACTTCCATCTTTCCTAGTATTGTACTTCGCATATCCTGCTTTAGAGTGGCTGGTCAGGGAGATCACGGCTTGA